The following proteins come from a genomic window of Nitrosopumilaceae archaeon AB1(1):
- a CDS encoding integrase core domain-containing protein, giving the protein MSIHKSKVGKLVICSDNGTRYMNRKFKDTLNVLQVNHEYIWNHMPEKNGHVKSFHKTLKKEYLWPHDFTSFQEVKVVLSSTFIDYNQSRIHSSLIYVTPNEFVESWRDRNNLGKV; this is encoded by the coding sequence ATGTCAATACACAAATCAAAGGTAGGCAAACTAGTCATTTGTTCAGACAATGGTACACGATATATGAATAGAAAATTTAAAGATACACTAAATGTACTACAAGTCAATCACGAATACATTTGGAATCACATGCCAGAGAAGAATGGTCATGTGAAATCCTTTCACAAGACACTCAAGAAAGAATATTTGTGGCCGCATGACTTTACGAGTTTCCAGGAAGTCAAAGTTGTACTGTCATCGACATTCATAGATTATAATCAGTCTAGGATTCATTCTTCATTGATATATGTAACTCCTAATGAATTTGTAGAGTCATGGAGGGATAGAAACAACTTAGGAAAAGTGTAA